A genomic window from Triticum urartu cultivar G1812 chromosome 7, Tu2.1, whole genome shotgun sequence includes:
- the LOC125521529 gene encoding tryptophan decarboxylase 1-like produces MGSLGTNPMSFSAIPDDKAAFEPLNPEDVRAYLHKAVDFISDYYTNIESMPVLPNVKPGYLQDELSASPPTYSAPFDVTMKELRTSVVPGMTHWASPNFFAFFPSTNSAAAIAGDLIASAMNTVGFTWQASPAATEMEVLALDWLAQLLRLPTTFMNRTSTGRGTGGGVILGTTSEAMLVTLVAARDAALRRSGSVGVSGIPRLAVYAADQTHSTFFKACRLAGFDPANIRSIPTGPETNYGLDPTKLLEVMQADADAGLVPTYVCTTVGTTSSNAVDPVGDVADVAAMFSAWVHVDAAYAGSACICPEFRHHLDGVERVDSISMSPHKWLLTCLDCTCLYVRDAHRLSDSLETNPEYLKNDATESGEVTDLKDMQVGVGRRFRGLKLWMVMRTYGTAKLQEHIRSDVAMAKMFEDFVRADDRFEVVVPRNFALVCFRIKASGAMTEKDADEANRVLMENLNKTGKAYLAHTVVGDKFVLRFVVGSSLQEERHVRSAWDLIKKTTGSIMD; encoded by the coding sequence ATGGGCAGCTTGGGCACCAACCCCATGTCCTTCTCCGCCATCCCCGACGACAAGGCGGCGTTCGAGCCGCTCAACCCTGAAGATGTCCGTGCATACCTCCACAAGGCCGTCGACTTCATCTCCGACTACTACACCAACATCGAGTCCATGCCCGTACTCCCTAACGTGAAGCCGGGGTACCTGCAAGACGAGCTCAGCGCGTCCCCGCCAACTTACTCTGCGCCATTCGATGTCACCATGAAGGAGCTCAGGACCTCCGTTGTCCCCGGCATGACGCACTGGGCTAGCCCCAACTTCTTTGCCTTCTTCCCCTCCACCAACAGCGCAGCTGCGATCGCCGGCGACCTCATTGCCTCAGCCATGAACACCGTCGGATTCACGTGGCAGGCCTCACCTGCCGCCACTGAGATGGAGGTTCTCGCTCTCGACTGGCTTGCGCAGCTCCTGCGTCTGCCCACAACCTTCATGAACCGCACCAGCACTGGTCGTGGCACCGGCGGTGGGGTTATCCTTGGCACAACAAGCGAGGCCATGCTCGTCACGCTAGTCGCCGCCCGTGATGCAGCGCTGCGTCGAAGCGGCTCTGTCGGCGTGTCTGGCATTCCACGCTTGGCTGTGTATGCTGCCGACCAAACCCACTCCACGTTCTTCAAGGCTTGTCGCCTCGCGGGATTTGACCCCGCCAACATCCGCTCCATCCCTACCGGGCCAGAAACCAATTATGGGCTCGACCCGACAAAGCTTCTCGAGGTCATGCAAGCTGATGCCGACGCTGGTCTTGTGCCAACATATGTCTGCACTACCGTGGGCACCACGTCTTCCAATGCCGTTGACCCGGTGGGCGACGTCGCCGATGTTGCCGCCATGTTCAGTGCATGGGTCCACGTCGATGCTGCCTACGCTGGCAGTGCATGTATCTGCCCTGAGTTTCGCCACCATCTCGACGGCGTCGAGCGCGTGGACTCCATTAGCATGAGCCCACACAAATGGCTTCTCACATGCCTTGATTGCACATGTCTCTATGTCCGTGATGCTCACCGACTGAGTGACTCATTGGAGACCAACCCGGAGTATCTCAAGAATGATGCTACCGAGTCCGGCGAGGTCACCGATCTTAAAGACATGCAGGTCGGCGTTGGCCGGCGCTTCCGCGGGCTCAAGCTTTGGATGGTCATGCGTACCTATGGTACCGCAAAGCTCCAAGAGCACATCCGTAGTGATGTTGCCATGGCCAAGATGTTTGAAGATTTCGTCCGTGCCGATGACAGGTTTGAAGTGGTCGTACCGAGGAACTTTGCTCTTGTTTGCTTTCGGATCAAGGCAAGTGGAGCCATGACGGAGAAGGATGCTGACGAGGCCAACCGCGTGCTAATGGAAAATCTGAACAAAACTGGCAAGGCTTATCTTGCACACACGGTGGTCGGTGACAAGTTCGTGTTACGGTTCGTCGTTGGGTCGTCGCTGCAGGAGGAGAGGCATGTGAGAAGTGCTTGGGACCTCATCAAGAAGACTACGGGCAGTATCATGGATTAA